A genomic window from Tolypothrix sp. PCC 7910 includes:
- the galK gene encoding galactokinase, whose product MNFQKIFNQQPETEASAPGRVNLLGEHTDYNDGFVLPTAIPQKTTVQLAFSSDEKHHFYSENLDEIVSILEINHTPSGFASYIFGCIQVLEQKGYTIPPINLYVQSLVPMGSGLSSSAALEVSTLKALRQLLNIPINDVEIAQLAQQAEIHYAGVQCGIMDQMASSLADTEHMLFLDTRTLEQRVLPLPSDAEILVIDSGAPRSLASSGYNQRRAECEEAARSLNVKALRDITDASAVEDLPEPLKRRARHVVRENNRVLEVLQGVSSQRFGELMNASHASLRDDYEVSVPALDTLVDILQKTPGVLGARLTGAGFGGACVALVSGQGKASAYANQVIEAYKQAGYRGQILVPETLD is encoded by the coding sequence ATGAACTTCCAAAAAATATTTAATCAACAACCCGAAACCGAAGCCAGCGCGCCAGGAAGGGTGAACCTTCTAGGCGAACACACCGATTACAATGATGGCTTCGTTTTACCCACAGCTATTCCGCAAAAAACTACGGTACAGTTAGCTTTTAGTAGTGATGAAAAACATCATTTCTACTCGGAAAATTTAGATGAGATAGTCAGCATTTTAGAAATCAACCATACGCCATCAGGATTTGCAAGTTATATTTTTGGCTGTATCCAAGTTTTAGAACAGAAAGGATATACAATTCCACCAATCAATTTGTATGTGCAGTCATTGGTACCGATGGGTTCGGGTTTGTCTAGTAGTGCAGCTTTAGAAGTAAGCACTCTAAAAGCATTGCGCCAACTTCTCAACATCCCAATTAATGATGTAGAAATTGCCCAACTCGCACAGCAAGCCGAAATTCATTATGCAGGTGTGCAATGCGGCATTATGGATCAGATGGCTTCCAGCCTAGCCGATACTGAGCATATGCTGTTTTTAGATACTCGTACTCTAGAACAGCGCGTATTACCTTTGCCTTCAGATGCAGAGATTTTAGTGATAGATAGTGGTGCGCCTCGTAGTCTAGCAAGTAGCGGATATAACCAAAGACGCGCAGAATGCGAGGAGGCAGCGCGATCGCTCAATGTCAAAGCACTGCGAGATATTACCGATGCTAGTGCGGTGGAAGATTTACCAGAACCCTTAAAACGTCGTGCGCGTCATGTTGTTAGAGAAAACAATCGTGTTTTAGAAGTTTTGCAAGGTGTTTCATCTCAACGCTTTGGCGAATTGATGAATGCATCCCATGCTAGCTTGCGGGATGATTACGAAGTTTCTGTACCAGCTTTAGATACATTAGTAGATATTTTGCAGAAAACCCCAGGAGTTTTGGGTGCAAGGCTAACAGGTGCTGGTTTTGGAGGTGCTTGTGTAGCTTTAGTTTCAGGGCAAGGAAAAGCTTCGGCTTATGCAAATCAAGTCATAGAAGCTTACAAGCAAGCTGGTTACAGGGGGCAAATTTTAGTACCGGAAACTTTGGATTAA
- a CDS encoding signal peptidase I, with translation MTNNKVVFGNAQQEGVNRWGWFMGHFITPVDDPRSTEELEVKWGVHKAGDSRTQWAVNNQAATISILMNGKFRLQFEDQEIVLSREGDYVLWCAGVPHTWIAESDCTILTIRWPSKPGDSIGITTK, from the coding sequence ATGACAAATAACAAAGTTGTTTTCGGTAATGCACAACAAGAGGGTGTAAATCGCTGGGGATGGTTCATGGGGCACTTTATTACCCCTGTTGACGATCCGCGTTCTACTGAAGAGTTAGAAGTTAAATGGGGCGTTCACAAAGCTGGTGATAGTAGAACTCAATGGGCAGTAAATAACCAAGCTGCTACTATTTCAATTTTAATGAACGGAAAATTTCGTTTGCAATTTGAAGATCAAGAAATTGTATTATCCCGTGAGGGTGACTATGTGCTTTGGTGTGCAGGTGTACCTCATACTTGGATAGCTGAGTCTGATTGCACAATTTTAACTATTAGATGGCCTTCTAAACCTGGCGATAGCATTGGAATTACAACGAAGTAG
- a CDS encoding ATP-grasp domain-containing protein, whose protein sequence is MNSTYNFQYFQGSFLSDLFAQDITDAAYGFLLNYPATASWAAYPNTKKYFIQDGSSESTKTSFDKICQKEAWKNLAVLGDAIPGITIIPPHKLLVDYWRSHFPCSYSNIEMRDCSVYLDELSHSERFDKIITLFPFDHLKPEKHAIAPDTHYRLLSKVTLAELGVQCPKYTSYNLHSVNLEDIQLPEKFPYLIKTSHGLSGEGTYIIKNASDLNYCLTEINKYLNIQLLSTIIVSDFVKNAIQNWCVQFYVNKVGDITLIGTTNQVVTPQGEYLGGLIDYRNTDMSRFYEMIAAIGQYAHKQGYFGVIGFDVLEDKNGEFYMIDANFRVNGSTPLCLQRHTLLDLGKAVAKYSTDYRIDGTLDSILVNLQPELERKDLIILSALEKVKYGKIYTEIYGIVAGETVENIEYIERNLQNKGLQF, encoded by the coding sequence ATGAACTCAACATATAATTTTCAGTACTTTCAAGGGAGTTTTTTGTCCGATCTGTTTGCTCAAGACATCACAGATGCCGCTTATGGATTTTTATTAAATTATCCAGCAACCGCTAGTTGGGCGGCTTACCCTAACACGAAAAAATATTTTATTCAAGATGGTAGCAGCGAATCGACTAAAACATCCTTTGACAAGATTTGTCAGAAGGAAGCTTGGAAAAATTTGGCTGTGTTAGGTGATGCTATTCCCGGAATTACCATTATTCCACCGCATAAATTGCTAGTTGACTACTGGCGATCGCATTTTCCCTGTAGCTATAGCAATATAGAAATGAGAGATTGCTCAGTTTATTTGGATGAACTCAGCCATAGCGAACGCTTTGACAAAATTATCACTCTATTTCCCTTCGATCATCTGAAGCCAGAAAAACACGCGATCGCTCCCGATACCCATTACCGTTTACTCAGTAAAGTGACTTTAGCTGAATTAGGAGTGCAATGTCCTAAATACACTAGCTACAATCTGCACTCTGTCAATTTGGAAGATATTCAGCTACCAGAAAAATTTCCCTATCTCATCAAAACTTCTCATGGGCTTTCTGGCGAAGGCACTTATATTATCAAAAACGCTAGTGATTTAAACTACTGTCTCACAGAAATTAATAAATATCTTAATATTCAGTTGCTCTCGACAATTATTGTTTCAGATTTCGTCAAGAATGCCATACAAAACTGGTGTGTTCAATTCTATGTCAACAAAGTAGGAGATATAACCCTCATAGGAACTACAAATCAAGTTGTAACTCCACAAGGTGAATATTTAGGTGGGTTAATTGACTACCGTAACACTGACATGAGCAGATTTTATGAAATGATTGCTGCAATTGGTCAGTATGCTCACAAACAGGGTTATTTCGGTGTGATTGGCTTCGATGTCTTAGAAGATAAAAACGGAGAATTTTATATGATAGACGCTAATTTCCGTGTCAATGGCTCAACTCCACTTTGCTTACAGCGCCATACTCTATTGGACTTAGGAAAAGCAGTAGCTAAATATTCCACCGATTACCGTATAGATGGAACATTAGACTCTATTTTAGTGAATTTACAACCAGAATTAGAACGCAAAGACTTAATAATTTTATCGGCTTTAGAGAAGGTTAAATACGGCAAAATCTACACCGAAATTTATGGAATAGTGGCGGGAGAAACTGTAGAAAATATAGAGTATATTGAGCGTAATTTACAAAACAAAGGTTTGCAGTTTTAG
- a CDS encoding SDR family oxidoreductase has translation MVTIQPQRNQNSQIDRLMRDRVVLITGASRGIGAATAKLLSLHGAAVGVNYYSSEKAAQQVVEEISANGGKAIAVKADVRDSQQVNAMVQEVSEAFGAIDTLVINANANFPIAPFVEYRWEDFEAKLLGELQGAFFPCKAVVPSMIEHQRGCIIAISSGLSRNPGEGFSAHSTAKSGLDAFVKSLAVELGPNGIRVNAIAPGLTITDATARLPQEHKTAAAQFTPLKRIGMPEDIASAILMLASDEARFITGVYLPVSGGDQML, from the coding sequence ATGGTTACCATACAACCTCAGAGAAATCAGAACTCTCAAATTGATCGGTTAATGCGCGATCGCGTCGTTCTCATCACTGGCGCAAGCCGCGGAATTGGTGCAGCCACAGCCAAATTGTTGAGTCTTCATGGTGCAGCAGTAGGGGTAAATTACTACAGCAGTGAAAAAGCTGCTCAACAGGTTGTGGAAGAAATATCTGCTAATGGTGGTAAAGCAATAGCAGTTAAGGCCGATGTTAGAGACTCTCAGCAAGTAAACGCAATGGTGCAAGAAGTTTCTGAGGCTTTCGGCGCAATTGATACACTTGTGATTAACGCCAACGCTAATTTTCCCATTGCTCCTTTCGTTGAATATCGCTGGGAAGACTTTGAAGCTAAATTACTTGGAGAACTTCAAGGAGCTTTTTTTCCTTGCAAAGCAGTTGTACCATCGATGATTGAACATCAGCGGGGTTGCATTATTGCTATAAGTAGTGGGCTATCTCGCAATCCTGGTGAGGGATTCTCAGCCCACAGCACCGCTAAATCTGGATTGGATGCTTTTGTGAAAAGTTTAGCCGTAGAACTAGGCCCCAACGGAATTCGTGTGAATGCGATCGCCCCTGGATTGACTATTACAGATGCCACTGCAAGATTACCACAAGAACACAAAACAGCAGCAGCTCAATTTACACCTTTGAAAAGAATTGGAATGCCAGAAGACATTGCTAGCGCAATTTTAATGTTAGCTTCTGACGAAGCTAGATTTATTACAGGTGTTTATTTACCTGTTAGCGGTGGTGATCAGATGCTTTAA
- a CDS encoding GNAT family N-acetyltransferase, whose product MSIRHATEIDLPAIVAIYNAAIPTRMASADLEPVSVESRLNWFRGRSPSHRPLWVIEVNGVIGGWLSFQSFYGRPAYSKTAEISIYISPNFQRCGLGQQLLGQAIKQSPDLGLNTLIGFIFAHNQPSLKLFERFGFTAWGHLPKVAELDSVERDLVIMGLRLKN is encoded by the coding sequence ATGAGTATCCGCCATGCGACTGAAATTGACTTACCAGCTATTGTGGCAATTTACAATGCTGCAATTCCTACCCGCATGGCTAGCGCTGATTTAGAACCGGTGTCAGTAGAAAGCCGCCTAAATTGGTTTCGCGGGCGATCGCCTTCCCATAGACCCCTATGGGTTATAGAAGTAAACGGTGTAATAGGTGGCTGGTTGAGTTTCCAATCCTTTTATGGACGACCAGCCTATAGTAAGACTGCCGAAATTAGTATTTACATTTCTCCAAACTTCCAAAGATGCGGTTTAGGACAACAACTTTTAGGACAAGCAATAAAGCAAAGTCCAGATTTAGGTTTAAATACTTTAATCGGTTTCATATTTGCCCACAATCAGCCCAGTTTAAAGCTATTTGAAAGATTTGGATTCACTGCTTGGGGACACTTACCCAAAGTTGCAGAACTTGATAGCGTAGAACGCGACCTAGTAATTATGGGACTGCGACTCAAGAACTAA
- a CDS encoding Rieske (2Fe-2S) protein, with product MNWINVLPENELPPNDRKVVKVEQRNILLVHHNNQIYALENSCPHMKLPLKKGKITDNGAIVCPFHRSAFDLATGNPTEWITFPPGINKVMGMISKEKSIPVFPTRVEEGNIWVGLQ from the coding sequence ATGAACTGGATCAACGTTCTTCCGGAAAATGAACTGCCACCTAACGATCGCAAAGTGGTAAAAGTAGAACAACGCAATATCTTATTAGTTCACCACAACAACCAAATCTACGCGCTAGAAAATTCTTGCCCCCACATGAAGCTACCTTTGAAGAAAGGGAAAATTACAGATAATGGTGCGATCGTCTGTCCATTTCACCGTAGCGCTTTTGACCTTGCCACTGGCAACCCTACTGAATGGATTACCTTTCCCCCAGGTATTAACAAGGTTATGGGCATGATTTCTAAAGAAAAATCAATACCTGTATTTCCTACTCGTGTAGAAGAAGGAAATATTTGGGTGGGATTGCAATAG
- a CDS encoding hydrocarbon-binding protein, translating into MLRPTLGDFSSIICFKAAIRGMEEALGEKATAIALIAAGRSRGKQLAQELALVNTNLPLEDVVSKIGLALGKNGTRLCIIEQVQQEGDTIKIFASDTLCCAGEIPGSTRKCTYTLGAIWGVLEQATGKRLLGKHTESVLRGSSHDVFEFTELSINRKAYLVGDNKQSIA; encoded by the coding sequence ATGTTACGTCCAACTTTGGGAGATTTTAGTAGTATTATTTGTTTTAAAGCAGCAATTAGAGGGATGGAAGAAGCTTTAGGTGAGAAAGCAACTGCGATCGCTTTGATTGCGGCTGGTCGTAGTCGTGGTAAACAATTAGCGCAAGAATTAGCCTTAGTAAACACAAACTTACCTTTAGAGGATGTCGTCTCCAAAATAGGTTTAGCTTTAGGCAAAAATGGTACTCGCCTGTGTATTATTGAGCAAGTCCAGCAAGAAGGCGATACTATCAAGATTTTTGCATCAGATACTTTATGTTGTGCGGGTGAAATACCTGGTTCTACACGTAAATGTACTTATACATTAGGTGCTATTTGGGGAGTATTGGAACAGGCTACTGGTAAGCGATTACTTGGCAAACATACTGAATCAGTGCTACGTGGTAGCAGCCATGATGTCTTTGAGTTTACGGAATTGTCAATAAATCGAAAAGCTTATCTTGTCGGGGATAATAAGCAGTCAATCGCCTAA
- a CDS encoding protoglobin domain-containing protein — protein sequence MTLDPHKFFSILEKRVGLTSEDKELLKSQADWGLEVAPNMAEYFYDYLERDPEMSAILHDGSGRIHRLRETFIQWFHEMFTGMDNWGDAYAERRWKIGLIHVRIGIGPQHVVPAMATVIYEVGKRLKNDGKSADLKDALGRICMIDLAFIEQAYIEVSSSAVLKETGWSEGLFKRLISTGAKAM from the coding sequence ATGACTTTAGATCCACATAAGTTCTTCTCCATCTTAGAAAAGCGTGTTGGTTTGACATCTGAGGATAAAGAATTACTAAAATCTCAGGCAGATTGGGGTTTAGAAGTAGCACCAAATATGGCTGAATATTTTTATGATTACTTGGAACGCGATCCAGAAATGAGTGCGATTTTACATGATGGTAGCGGACGTATACATCGCCTCCGGGAAACCTTTATCCAATGGTTTCATGAAATGTTTACAGGTATGGATAACTGGGGAGATGCTTACGCCGAAAGACGTTGGAAAATTGGTCTCATTCACGTCCGGATTGGTATTGGCCCGCAACACGTTGTTCCTGCAATGGCGACAGTAATTTACGAAGTAGGTAAACGGCTGAAAAACGATGGTAAAAGCGCAGATCTCAAAGACGCTCTCGGTCGTATTTGCATGATTGACTTAGCTTTTATTGAACAAGCTTATATAGAAGTATCTTCATCTGCGGTTTTGAAGGAAACAGGCTGGTCAGAAGGTTTATTTAAGCGCTTAATTAGTACTGGTGCTAAAGCTATGTAA
- a CDS encoding roadblock/LC7 domain-containing protein, whose product MHLGNILKLLPRTFTKMFLIADKTANLPTDSQTNLLATHQPALARIAEETSMINISMLQEVLQNFVSGTSNIQGAALVSPDGLALASVLPAEMDEDRTAAMSAAMLSLGERIGSELVRGTIDRIVVEGEKGFGIVVSCGPDAVLLVLANAAVKQGLLFLEIKRAVAQIAPLIS is encoded by the coding sequence ATGCATTTGGGAAATATTCTCAAGCTCCTCCCAAGAACATTTACCAAAATGTTTTTAATTGCAGATAAAACTGCCAACTTGCCAACAGATTCACAAACAAATTTATTGGCAACTCATCAACCAGCTTTAGCAAGAATCGCTGAGGAAACAAGCATGATTAATATTTCAATGTTACAAGAAGTTCTACAAAACTTTGTCAGCGGAACCTCTAACATTCAAGGTGCAGCCTTAGTTAGCCCTGATGGTTTAGCTTTAGCTTCTGTATTACCAGCAGAAATGGATGAAGACCGTACTGCTGCTATGTCAGCAGCAATGCTTTCTTTGGGCGAACGTATTGGTAGCGAATTAGTACGCGGCACTATTGATCGGATTGTTGTTGAAGGTGAAAAAGGCTTTGGTATTGTAGTTAGCTGTGGCCCGGATGCAGTTTTATTGGTATTAGCAAATGCTGCTGTTAAACAAGGATTGTTATTTCTAGAAATCAAACGTGCTGTTGCTCAAATTGCACCTTTAATTAGTTAA
- a CDS encoding ATP/GTP-binding protein, with protein MEILRIAIAGSVGAGKTSFIRTISEIEAVDTDKNSTDELALLKSKTTVALDFGLLTIVPNQVVHLYGTPGQPRFDFMWDILIRQVQACILLVDAHRPEHVHYGTQILDFVNQRVQIPILIGLTHTDCPRTVEPEKIAIALGLQNLNHQPPLIAVNPTQKASIIEALNLIIPKII; from the coding sequence ATGGAAATCCTACGCATTGCGATCGCAGGGAGCGTAGGTGCAGGGAAAACGAGCTTTATTCGCACTATTAGTGAAATTGAGGCCGTTGATACCGATAAAAACAGCACAGATGAATTAGCGCTACTCAAATCTAAAACTACAGTAGCGTTGGATTTTGGGCTGCTCACAATAGTACCAAATCAAGTAGTTCACCTTTATGGCACACCAGGACAACCTAGATTTGATTTTATGTGGGATATCCTGATTCGCCAAGTTCAAGCTTGCATCCTGCTTGTGGATGCTCATCGCCCAGAACATGTCCACTATGGGACTCAGATTCTCGATTTCGTTAACCAAAGGGTGCAAATTCCGATACTGATAGGGCTAACTCATACTGATTGTCCCAGAACTGTGGAACCGGAAAAAATAGCGATCGCTTTAGGATTGCAAAATTTAAATCACCAACCACCTTTAATTGCGGTGAATCCTACCCAAAAAGCTTCAATTATAGAGGCTTTAAATCTCATCATCCCCAAAATAATTTAA
- a CDS encoding DUF6816 family protein — protein MKAIWSLCLFACFCFSWSGNAVAGELSQRLANFPQWEKLTSVQPAVGDLAYPDWMGGSWQVTSTLVDLVAPLAPDIVTPGFEANRQQLNQPVSFLVRFIKEKLSVTPLKILSQIDDKSVNFIADRAFNSLNLARAYLGDAAVLSVKVDPDSPNRQITLLRGERQLVSIVTARATETTSDSKFITTEVFQQVFKGGSRPYFNSVESTTSYHKLSTSNPAIEADQVTAVYLSPQDPDYFTAGSRPVALYRYRLEFSPI, from the coding sequence ATGAAGGCGATTTGGAGTTTGTGCTTGTTTGCTTGCTTCTGTTTTAGTTGGAGTGGAAACGCCGTTGCGGGGGAATTATCTCAACGACTGGCAAATTTTCCTCAGTGGGAAAAATTAACTTCAGTGCAACCAGCAGTGGGGGATTTGGCTTATCCTGATTGGATGGGTGGTTCTTGGCAAGTTACAAGTACATTGGTGGATTTAGTTGCACCTTTAGCGCCAGATATTGTTACACCTGGATTTGAAGCTAATCGCCAACAACTCAATCAGCCAGTGAGTTTTCTGGTAAGATTTATTAAAGAAAAGTTATCCGTTACTCCATTAAAAATACTGTCACAGATAGATGATAAATCAGTTAATTTTATAGCTGATAGAGCATTTAATAGCTTGAATTTGGCACGAGCTTATTTAGGTGATGCCGCAGTACTATCAGTAAAAGTAGATCCAGATTCGCCAAATCGTCAAATTACTTTATTACGTGGAGAACGGCAACTAGTTTCTATTGTCACAGCACGCGCTACAGAAACTACATCTGATAGTAAATTCATCACTACAGAAGTTTTTCAACAAGTGTTTAAAGGTGGTTCTCGTCCTTATTTCAATTCTGTAGAATCTACAACTTCCTATCACAAACTCTCTACATCCAATCCAGCAATAGAAGCAGATCAAGTAACTGCTGTTTACCTATCACCCCAAGATCCAGATTATTTTACAGCAGGCTCAAGGCCAGTTGCTCTTTATCGTTATCGCCTAGAATTTTCTCCTATTTAA
- a CDS encoding ABC transporter ATP-binding protein, producing MAKFRDILHYFRPYWGLSIFSITASSIYEIIDLVVPYAIGQILNILSGQPLDKPLAGAIANVSNLINYPVNNNLSLGVLLGIIFVVTVVRAPTQPWLTSWFHWDIALRARREKTQTAIAKILTLPLEFYDENNPGRIAGRVARGLANHTWTYPEIAGQLIPKLLRVLGIFVFIMLIDWRIATLYLISFVIILWFTLKDLQRIIRYESRLDKYMENTESRTSELITNIKTVKAFATEAEELKRQDQRLARELKVVDYRIHKGYVNLLTWQKTVIQFCVFAILGLTLAATVNGKISLGHFVMTLTLSSMAYAELEPISNLAEVFARRYSSMLRFHEFLHEPVGAEAESLLADISDRESPYQFTGKIELSHVTFGYDAKRLVLQDINLLIEPYQTVALVGRSGSGKSTLVKLLLRYFDPQHGQILIDGQDIRTLNVGNYRRRLAIVHQEVDIFNGTVLDNLTYGRPNATLEEVQEACRIARVDEVVQHLPQGYYTIVGERGVRLSGGQRQRLGIARALLVEPDVLVFDEATSSLDYESERSIQLAMRSIQGTRTTIIIAHRLSTVREADKIVVLDQGRIVEVGSHEELLRQEGIYRRLHSLQETGELLG from the coding sequence ATGGCCAAATTTAGAGATATTCTGCATTATTTTCGTCCTTACTGGGGGCTGAGTATATTCAGTATTACAGCATCCAGCATTTACGAAATTATTGATTTAGTGGTACCTTATGCCATTGGACAAATTTTAAACATCTTATCTGGTCAACCATTAGATAAACCACTTGCAGGTGCGATCGCCAATGTTTCCAACCTAATTAATTACCCAGTCAATAACAATCTATCTTTAGGTGTATTGCTGGGGATAATTTTTGTTGTAACTGTTGTGAGAGCGCCAACGCAGCCTTGGTTAACTAGTTGGTTTCACTGGGATATAGCATTAAGAGCGCGTCGAGAAAAAACGCAAACAGCAATAGCTAAAATTCTCACTCTCCCGCTGGAATTTTATGATGAAAATAACCCTGGACGTATTGCTGGTAGAGTAGCTAGAGGTCTTGCAAATCACACTTGGACATATCCTGAAATTGCTGGTCAGTTAATTCCTAAACTGCTGCGCGTGCTGGGAATTTTTGTATTTATCATGTTAATTGATTGGCGGATTGCGACTTTATATCTAATTTCTTTTGTAATTATTCTCTGGTTCACTTTGAAAGATTTACAAAGAATCATTAGGTACGAAAGCCGCCTAGATAAGTACATGGAAAATACTGAAAGTCGCACTTCTGAGCTAATCACCAATATTAAAACGGTGAAAGCATTTGCCACGGAAGCGGAAGAACTAAAGCGACAAGACCAACGCTTAGCTAGGGAATTGAAAGTAGTAGATTATCGTATCCACAAAGGTTACGTAAATCTCCTAACTTGGCAAAAGACTGTAATTCAGTTTTGCGTATTTGCAATTTTGGGTTTAACTTTAGCAGCCACAGTAAACGGAAAGATTTCTCTTGGTCATTTTGTCATGACTTTAACGCTTTCCAGCATGGCATATGCTGAATTAGAGCCTATCAGCAACCTCGCAGAAGTGTTTGCACGGCGCTATTCTTCAATGTTGCGGTTTCACGAATTTTTGCACGAACCAGTTGGTGCTGAAGCAGAAAGTTTATTAGCTGACATTAGTGATAGAGAATCACCTTATCAATTTACAGGCAAAATTGAATTATCCCACGTCACTTTTGGCTATGATGCCAAGCGTCTAGTTCTACAAGATATCAACTTATTGATTGAGCCATACCAAACAGTAGCCTTGGTTGGCCGTTCCGGTTCTGGTAAATCGACCTTAGTCAAGCTGTTATTGCGCTATTTTGACCCGCAACATGGTCAAATTCTGATTGATGGTCAAGATATCCGCACATTGAATGTTGGTAATTACAGACGCAGACTAGCGATCGTTCACCAAGAAGTAGATATCTTCAACGGCACTGTGTTAGATAACCTCACCTATGGTAGACCAAATGCCACTTTGGAGGAGGTTCAGGAAGCCTGTAGGATTGCCAGAGTTGATGAAGTCGTACAACACCTACCCCAAGGTTATTACACCATAGTTGGGGAACGTGGTGTGAGATTATCTGGTGGGCAAAGACAGCGCTTAGGAATTGCGAGAGCCTTGCTAGTAGAACCAGACGTGTTGGTTTTTGACGAAGCAACCTCTAGCCTAGATTATGAGTCTGAGCGTTCTATTCAATTGGCGATGCGATCAATTCAAGGTACTCGCACCACAATTATCATTGCTCACCGCCTGAGTACAGTGCGAGAAGCGGATAAAATTGTCGTTCTCGATCAGGGAAGAATTGTAGAAGTGGGTAGCCACGAAGAACTTTTGCGCCAAGAAGGCATTTATCGCCGTTTGCATTCCTTGCAAGAAACAGGCGAACTCCTGGGTTAG
- a CDS encoding RAP domain-containing protein translates to MVEVDGPSHYTTYNSHLAQYTVCESTYANHLAKDRWLRKQGFKVFRIGNYEIKHITSLPKEKRLEEFYFFFTEIFGDIVCIEKYHFYN, encoded by the coding sequence ATAGTTGAGGTAGATGGGCCTTCACACTATACGACTTATAACTCGCATTTAGCTCAGTATACTGTTTGTGAAAGTACATATGCTAATCATTTAGCAAAGGATAGATGGTTAAGAAAACAAGGGTTTAAGGTTTTCCGAATAGGTAACTACGAAATTAAGCACATTACATCTCTACCCAAGGAAAAGAGGCTTGAGGAATTCTACTTTTTCTTTACAGAAATCTTCGGTGATATTGTATGTATTGAGAAATATCATTTTTATAATTAA
- a CDS encoding ankyrin repeat domain-containing protein, translating to MSKKLVDAVKTNDLNLAKQLIAQGADVNQTDSSGNSLLIVSSANGNAAMVKLLIDAGADINAVDSSMKATALHAAAYLRHPEVMQVLVDHGIDIDAQGPYNGYTALHDAVWQNNIEGVKILVKSGANLNIKGNNGATPLELATQSRHKEIVEILKAASS from the coding sequence ATGAGTAAAAAATTAGTAGACGCAGTCAAGACTAATGATCTCAACCTGGCAAAACAACTGATTGCTCAAGGTGCAGATGTCAACCAAACAGATAGTAGTGGTAATAGCTTGCTAATTGTGAGTTCTGCCAACGGCAACGCGGCAATGGTAAAGTTGCTAATAGATGCTGGCGCTGATATTAATGCTGTGGACTCCAGTATGAAAGCAACTGCATTACACGCTGCTGCTTATTTAAGGCATCCAGAGGTAATGCAGGTATTAGTTGATCATGGTATTGATATCGATGCTCAAGGGCCTTATAACGGCTACACCGCTTTACATGATGCTGTTTGGCAAAATAATATCGAAGGTGTCAAAATTTTAGTAAAATCAGGGGCTAATTTAAATATTAAAGGGAACAACGGTGCTACACCGCTAGAATTAGCAACTCAGAGTAGGCATAAAGAGATTGTTGAAATTCTCAAAGCAGCTAGTTCTTAA
- a CDS encoding ubiquitin carboxyl-terminal hydrolase 14: MSSRCNHADQIQSVTPSAQGCEECLKTGDRWVHLRMCLTCGHIGCCDSSKNKHATKHFHATNHPLVQSFERGENWRWCYLDQTFL; this comes from the coding sequence ATGAGTTCACGCTGCAATCATGCCGATCAAATTCAAAGCGTTACCCCCAGTGCCCAAGGATGTGAAGAATGCCTGAAAACAGGCGATCGCTGGGTACATTTACGTATGTGCCTCACTTGTGGACATATCGGGTGCTGTGATTCCTCGAAAAACAAACACGCTACCAAGCATTTCCATGCCACTAATCATCCTTTAGTACAGTCATTTGAACGTGGTGAAAACTGGCGTTGGTGCTATCTTGATCAAACTTTCTTATAA
- a CDS encoding RNA-binding S4 domain-containing protein: MIKLDQFLKLMGIASTGGQAKLIILDGDVKVNGIVETRRGRKLFSGDQVTVEGQTFQVGDVINE; encoded by the coding sequence ATGATTAAACTCGACCAATTTTTAAAGTTAATGGGTATAGCCTCAACTGGTGGGCAAGCAAAACTGATAATTCTTGATGGTGATGTAAAAGTTAATGGCATAGTTGAAACCCGGCGAGGACGAAAATTATTCTCAGGCGATCAAGTAACGGTAGAAGGGCAAACTTTTCAGGTTGGGGATGTCATTAATGAGTAG